A genomic region of Clavibacter michiganensis subsp. insidiosus contains the following coding sequences:
- a CDS encoding class I SAM-dependent methyltransferase → MTHLHPAPGHGPADPSLARMLDLDARILHGHQRELTAWVRRLARDTAGRVVVDLGAGTGTGTVALARRVDRAVVHAVDASDAMLDRVAERAVVDGLADRIRTVRADLDAGWPALPPADLVWASLLLHEVADPARLLARIHDGLAPGGLLAVVEMDGPPRFLPDDLDPDLVRPGLADRLDDAVTHGGTGGPSHPDWAPWLRDAGLVDVATRVFRTDPDPADPIAAAATLPYARTWLARVRDRAVDRLDADDRAALDALLDDGGPHALARIPDLGLRGTRTAYVGRRPR, encoded by the coding sequence ATGACGCACCTGCACCCCGCCCCCGGCCACGGCCCCGCCGACCCGTCGCTCGCCCGCATGCTCGACCTCGACGCCCGGATCCTGCACGGCCACCAGCGCGAGCTGACCGCCTGGGTCCGCCGCCTCGCGCGCGACACGGCCGGCCGCGTGGTCGTCGACCTCGGCGCGGGGACCGGCACCGGCACGGTCGCGCTCGCGCGCCGCGTCGACCGGGCCGTGGTGCACGCCGTCGACGCGAGCGACGCCATGCTCGACCGGGTCGCCGAGCGCGCCGTCGTCGACGGCCTGGCCGACCGCATCCGCACCGTGCGCGCCGACCTCGACGCGGGCTGGCCCGCGCTGCCGCCCGCCGACCTGGTGTGGGCGTCGCTCCTGCTGCACGAGGTCGCCGACCCCGCGCGACTGCTCGCCCGCATCCACGACGGGCTCGCGCCGGGCGGCTTGCTCGCCGTCGTCGAGATGGACGGCCCGCCCCGCTTCCTGCCGGACGACCTCGATCCGGACCTCGTCCGCCCGGGCCTCGCCGACCGCCTCGACGACGCGGTCACGCACGGCGGCACCGGCGGCCCCTCGCACCCGGACTGGGCGCCGTGGCTGCGCGACGCCGGCCTCGTCGACGTCGCGACGCGCGTGTTCCGCACCGACCCCGACCCGGCGGATCCGATCGCCGCCGCCGCGACCCTCCCCTACGCCCGCACGTGGCTGGCCCGCGTCCGCGACCGCGCCGTCGACCGCCTGGACGCGGACGACCGCGCGGCCCTCGACGCCCTCCTCGACGACGGCGGCCCGCACGCCCTGGCGAGGATCCCGGACCTCGGCCTCCGCGGCACCCGCACGGCGTACGTCGGACGCCGGCCGCGCTGA